A window of the Acidithiobacillus thiooxidans ATCC 19377 genome harbors these coding sequences:
- the dapC gene encoding succinyldiaminopimelate transaminase: MNPLLDTLQAYPFERLRQLLAGVTAPDRELIDFSIGEPRHPAPGIVSEAIIEHLHGLTEYPKVLGDLRLRQAIAQWASQRFHLPPGFLNPESQVIPANGSREALFSIAQAVLPARAKPQPLVLLPNPFYQIYEGAALLAGAEPYYLNCGTNGQPDFKTIDEAVWARCALLYINSPHNPTGATLSCETLQWLIEKSRQHGFVLAADECYSELYTGPDAPAGILEAAAQTGNLDNVLAFHSLSKRSSIPGARSGFVAGDARILKAFVLYRTYLGAAMPPFIQAASIRAWQDETHVIQTRASYAQKFAAARTILGQYLPIEIPAGGFYLWPLVGNGEAFVKALFAEEHVRCLPGAYLSREAQGCHPGQDRVRIALVGSHEDCVEGLERIRHFLETHPLSSFSI, translated from the coding sequence ATGAATCCATTATTGGATACCCTGCAGGCTTATCCTTTTGAGCGGTTGCGGCAGTTACTGGCCGGAGTGACAGCTCCCGACCGGGAACTGATAGATTTTTCCATTGGCGAGCCGCGCCATCCGGCACCAGGGATCGTCAGTGAAGCGATTATTGAGCATCTGCATGGTTTGACGGAATATCCCAAGGTGTTGGGTGATCTGCGGCTGCGTCAGGCGATTGCCCAATGGGCCAGCCAACGCTTTCATTTGCCGCCCGGTTTTCTGAATCCCGAATCTCAGGTCATTCCTGCCAATGGCAGTCGTGAGGCACTGTTCAGTATTGCCCAGGCCGTGTTACCCGCCCGCGCAAAGCCTCAACCGCTGGTATTGCTGCCCAATCCTTTTTATCAGATTTACGAGGGTGCGGCTCTGCTGGCCGGAGCAGAACCCTATTATCTCAATTGTGGCACGAATGGTCAGCCCGATTTTAAAACGATTGATGAAGCAGTTTGGGCACGCTGTGCCCTGCTCTATATCAATTCACCCCATAATCCGACGGGAGCAACGCTGTCCTGCGAAACCCTGCAGTGGCTTATTGAGAAATCCCGTCAGCATGGATTCGTCCTGGCCGCAGACGAATGTTACAGCGAGCTGTACACAGGTCCGGATGCCCCCGCTGGCATTCTTGAAGCCGCTGCACAAACCGGCAACCTCGACAATGTGCTGGCTTTTCACAGTCTTTCCAAGCGTTCCAGCATTCCCGGCGCGCGCAGTGGCTTTGTGGCCGGTGATGCCAGAATACTCAAGGCTTTTGTCCTGTATCGGACCTATCTGGGTGCCGCAATGCCGCCTTTTATTCAGGCAGCGTCCATCAGAGCCTGGCAGGATGAAACCCATGTTATCCAGACCCGGGCCAGTTATGCACAAAAATTTGCGGCAGCCCGGACTATTCTCGGTCAATATCTACCCATTGAAATCCCGGCTGGTGGCTTTTATCTCTGGCCGCTGGTCGGAAATGGCGAAGCCTTTGTGAAGGCCCTGTTTGCTGAAGAACATGTACGCTGTCTGCCGGGAGCTTATTTATCCCGGGAGGCGCAGGGCTGTCATCCCGGTCAGGATCGGGTGCGCATTGCCCTGGTTGGCAGTCATGAAGACTGCGTCGAAGGACTGGAGCGGATTCGGCATTTTCTGGAAACCCATCCATTATCTTCATTTTCCATTTGA
- the dapD gene encoding 2,3,4,5-tetrahydropyridine-2,6-dicarboxylate N-succinyltransferase, which yields MSQSLETIIDAAWENRAEISPKQAPADLRDAVHQTIEGLDKGVLRVAEKRHGEWVTHQWIKKAVLLSFRLHDNSRISGAETNFYDKVPGKFADYNSNDFRTGGFRVVPPATARRGAFIGRNCVLMPSFVNIGAYVDEGTMVDTWATVGSCAQIGKNVHLSGGVGIGGVLEPLQANPTIIEDNCFIGARSEVVEGVIVEEGSVISMGVFIGASTRIFNRATGEISYGRVPAGSVVVSGNLPSPDGSYSLYCAVIVKQVDAKTLSKVGINQILRDI from the coding sequence GTGAGCCAGAGTCTTGAAACCATTATTGATGCTGCCTGGGAAAATCGGGCGGAAATTTCACCCAAACAGGCACCCGCCGATCTGCGTGATGCCGTTCACCAGACCATTGAAGGGCTGGATAAAGGCGTGCTTCGGGTTGCCGAAAAGCGTCATGGCGAATGGGTGACCCATCAGTGGATCAAAAAAGCCGTGCTCTTGTCTTTCCGACTTCACGATAACAGCCGTATCTCTGGTGCGGAGACCAATTTTTATGACAAGGTGCCGGGCAAATTTGCCGACTATAACAGCAACGACTTTCGCACCGGGGGCTTTCGCGTGGTGCCGCCGGCCACCGCCCGGCGTGGAGCTTTCATCGGCCGTAACTGCGTACTGATGCCTTCCTTTGTGAATATCGGTGCCTATGTGGATGAAGGCACCATGGTCGATACCTGGGCCACGGTCGGATCCTGCGCCCAGATTGGCAAAAATGTGCATCTTTCCGGAGGCGTCGGTATTGGCGGCGTACTGGAACCGCTGCAGGCTAACCCCACCATCATTGAAGACAACTGTTTCATTGGTGCGCGTTCCGAAGTTGTGGAAGGCGTCATTGTTGAAGAGGGCTCGGTAATTTCCATGGGCGTATTCATCGGTGCCAGTACCCGCATTTTCAACCGGGCAACCGGTGAAATCAGCTATGGACGGGTGCCTGCCGGTTCGGTTGTGGTATCCGGCAACCTGCCCTCTCCAGATGGTAGCTACAGTCTCTACTGTGCAGTTATTGTCAAACAGGTCGATGCCAAAACACTCAGCAAGGTGGGCATTAACCAGATTCTGCGAGATATCTGA
- the dapE gene encoding succinyl-diaminopimelate desuccinylase, with protein MKKSSVLALAEDLISRPSVTPEDAGCQDLMIGRLEALGFRVTRLAAGGVENFWAERGSSGPYLCFAGHTDVVPTGPLEAWHSDPFTPSIRDGMLYGRGAADMKGSLAAMIVAAEQFIARHPDHLGRLAFLITSDEEGIATHGTRHVVDWLRDQNTQIDWCVVGEPSSENRLGDVIKNGRRGSLNGRLTVQGVQGHVAYPDKADNPIHRAFRPLADLVDQQWDTGNQFFPPTRLQFSNIHAGTGANNVIPGQLSADFNFRFSTESTPESLQAGVHGLLDAAQIHYQIDWQLSGPPFFTPPGTLVAATQYALKKILGHPASLSTGGGTSDGRFIAQLGGQVVELGPINSTIHKLNECVAVADLEDLSRIYSEIMIHLLGSGRDD; from the coding sequence ATGAAAAAAAGCAGCGTGCTGGCCCTGGCGGAAGATCTGATCTCCCGACCTTCGGTGACTCCGGAAGATGCCGGCTGTCAGGACCTGATGATAGGGCGGCTGGAAGCCCTGGGTTTTCGGGTGACCCGTCTGGCAGCCGGTGGCGTTGAGAATTTCTGGGCAGAACGCGGATCTTCAGGGCCATACCTCTGCTTTGCCGGACATACGGATGTGGTGCCCACCGGCCCGCTGGAAGCCTGGCACAGTGATCCCTTCACCCCCAGCATTCGCGACGGCATGCTCTATGGACGCGGTGCCGCCGACATGAAAGGCAGCCTGGCGGCGATGATCGTGGCGGCTGAACAGTTTATTGCCCGACATCCTGATCACCTCGGCCGTCTCGCGTTTCTGATCACCTCTGACGAGGAGGGTATTGCTACCCATGGCACCCGCCACGTCGTGGATTGGCTGCGTGATCAGAATACCCAGATTGACTGGTGCGTAGTGGGTGAACCTTCCTCGGAAAACCGTCTGGGCGATGTCATTAAAAACGGGCGGCGCGGCTCCCTGAATGGACGTCTGACCGTGCAGGGTGTGCAGGGTCATGTAGCCTATCCTGACAAGGCCGACAATCCCATTCATCGGGCTTTTCGCCCGCTGGCCGATCTGGTGGATCAACAATGGGATACGGGCAACCAGTTTTTTCCGCCCACCCGTTTACAGTTTTCCAATATTCACGCAGGCACCGGCGCCAATAATGTCATTCCGGGGCAACTCAGTGCCGACTTCAACTTCCGTTTTTCTACGGAATCCACCCCGGAATCCCTACAGGCTGGCGTCCATGGTCTTCTCGATGCTGCGCAAATCCATTATCAGATTGACTGGCAATTGTCGGGACCACCCTTTTTTACTCCTCCCGGTACTCTGGTGGCAGCCACCCAGTACGCCCTGAAAAAAATTCTCGGTCATCCGGCCAGCCTTTCTACGGGTGGAGGAACCTCTGATGGACGTTTCATTGCCCAACTGGGCGGCCAGGTGGTTGAGCTTGGCCCCATCAACAGCACCATTCACAAGCTCAATGAATGTGTGGCAGTAGCAGACCTGGAAGATTTGTCGCGGATTTACAGCGAAATCATGATTCATTTATTGGGATCCGGCCGGGATGATTAA
- a CDS encoding septal ring lytic transglycosylase RlpA family protein: MIKPVVHLLYGVLSITALLISGCAGVSQKATQGNLPAQAAAASCSAPTPNLRAAYNRSYQIHGSLYHPLQSAAGYNVRGLASWYGWESGSKTSMGTPFRPRAYTAASRDLPLPTCARVTNLSNGRSIVVLVNDRGPFVDGRKMDLSYGAASALGMTRQGTAAVQIVALAPSSITPTGVNNSEASPTTMHTQEIQGPTQTYLQTGAFKVLNHATLERNRLYAAGFRDVLVVPGLVKGQQYYKVQVGPLPDGVAAVQAVAAMKKMGFHDFYPVEQ; this comes from the coding sequence ATGATTAAGCCTGTAGTGCACCTATTATATGGCGTGCTGAGCATCACTGCGTTGCTGATCAGTGGTTGCGCCGGCGTCAGCCAGAAGGCCACTCAGGGCAACCTCCCCGCCCAGGCGGCTGCGGCAAGCTGCAGTGCGCCGACTCCTAACCTGCGCGCAGCCTACAATCGCAGCTATCAGATTCATGGAAGCCTTTATCACCCCCTGCAAAGTGCTGCCGGCTACAATGTGCGTGGACTGGCTTCCTGGTATGGCTGGGAATCCGGTTCCAAAACATCCATGGGAACCCCTTTTCGTCCCCGGGCTTATACGGCGGCCAGCCGTGACTTGCCGCTCCCGACCTGTGCCCGGGTCACCAATTTGAGCAATGGTCGTAGTATTGTTGTTCTGGTGAATGATCGCGGACCTTTTGTGGATGGACGCAAAATGGATCTCTCCTATGGAGCCGCCAGCGCCTTGGGGATGACCCGCCAGGGCACGGCGGCAGTGCAGATTGTCGCGCTCGCCCCCTCCAGCATAACCCCGACCGGGGTAAATAATTCCGAAGCCAGCCCAACAACCATGCATACCCAGGAAATTCAGGGGCCAACCCAAACCTATTTGCAAACCGGCGCATTCAAGGTATTAAACCACGCCACGCTGGAGCGAAATCGTCTTTATGCTGCGGGTTTCCGGGATGTACTGGTTGTTCCCGGGCTCGTTAAGGGACAACAATATTACAAGGTGCAGGTAGGCCCCCTTCCCGATGGCGTTGCTGCCGTACAGGCTGTCGCCGCCATGAAAAAAATGGGTTTTCATGATTTTTATCCGGTGGAACAATAA
- a CDS encoding sulfotransferase family protein: MRDFIWPNFYIVGAVKSGTTSLYAYLKQHPQVFLPNMKEPHYFTQAHPRPEQDHLIQRVSSEREYQHLYRGSENYIRIGDASPSYLWCPEAAERIHKVRPDARIIVILRDPVQRAYAQYLMDYNEGVIDLPFLDALKKDWTRPDKGWGVSQLYLELGQYAAQISRYQQRFGTENVHICLLEDLKKNPIDVLIKICEFLEIDPQAINHINLQSIHNAYRLPRGNWARILASNPISRRIGEHFFPRRWGDYIWRHIFLMKSHKPPMDAEALYFLKTFYEPEIQQLEKLLIRPLPELRKSWEMKQGTYKY; encoded by the coding sequence ATGCGTGACTTCATCTGGCCGAATTTTTATATTGTTGGTGCGGTAAAAAGCGGTACGACTTCCCTTTATGCCTACCTGAAGCAGCATCCTCAGGTTTTTCTGCCTAACATGAAGGAACCGCACTATTTCACCCAAGCCCATCCGCGTCCCGAACAGGATCACTTAATCCAGCGGGTGTCCAGCGAACGTGAATACCAACATTTGTACCGGGGATCCGAAAATTATATACGCATAGGAGATGCCAGCCCTTCTTATTTATGGTGCCCTGAAGCTGCAGAACGTATTCATAAAGTAAGGCCGGATGCCCGGATTATTGTCATTTTACGCGATCCGGTGCAGCGTGCTTATGCCCAATACCTCATGGACTATAATGAAGGCGTTATTGACTTGCCATTTCTAGACGCTTTGAAAAAAGACTGGACGCGCCCTGACAAGGGTTGGGGAGTGTCTCAGCTATATCTGGAACTCGGCCAATACGCCGCACAGATTTCCAGATACCAGCAGCGTTTTGGTACTGAAAACGTCCATATCTGCCTGCTGGAAGACCTTAAAAAAAATCCGATAGATGTCCTCATAAAAATTTGCGAGTTTCTGGAGATTGATCCGCAGGCTATCAATCATATCAATCTGCAATCCATCCATAATGCCTATCGCCTGCCACGGGGAAACTGGGCGCGTATCCTCGCCAGTAATCCCATCAGTCGCCGCATTGGCGAACACTTTTTCCCCCGGCGTTGGGGTGATTACATCTGGCGCCACATTTTCCTGATGAAAAGCCACAAACCGCCTATGGATGCGGAAGCTCTGTATTTTTTAAAGACTTTTTACGAACCAGAAATCCAACAACTGGAAAAACTGCTTATTCGACCACTACCGGAGCTGCGTAAATCCTGGGAGATGAAACAAGGAACTTATAAGTACTGA
- a CDS encoding L,D-transpeptidase family protein: MLVSAPPTAAVISSASSTVLQAREIRRILIRLHYLPLIPEDYLGAHGHIHKTYQWRFKIPRALQALAASDSWQDPWNPLVLGALYQFEAVHNLPIVPGGMGIRGLPLNIEKALLHAKKTDPDPWTWILVTKFPRPEEIHLFMGGHGWIFQSKANTGVMHATPDGTWPIYARDTHTAMVGRFPIPVSHAQIRLYEAAKSAGYALQSVHYSRYHHHWVEYQHYDDPDIRWVNYFDRGRAVHFYPRANYGFPQSAGCVELPKSAAHKVYGLIHYGTPVTVSHAAIGPWDPPGSKYLKQPLNIKPIHLAYREIAAKSTALSVHLQLVETSVSDANH, encoded by the coding sequence ATGCTGGTATCAGCACCCCCCACTGCTGCCGTAATTTCCAGTGCATCCTCAACGGTCCTGCAAGCCCGAGAAATTCGGCGTATTCTCATCCGTCTCCATTATCTCCCGCTGATTCCGGAAGATTATCTGGGCGCGCATGGGCATATTCATAAAACTTACCAGTGGCGCTTTAAAATCCCGCGTGCCTTGCAGGCCCTTGCCGCATCGGATTCATGGCAAGATCCCTGGAATCCATTGGTACTGGGTGCCTTGTACCAGTTCGAAGCTGTGCATAATCTGCCGATAGTACCTGGCGGAATGGGCATACGTGGATTACCCCTGAACATAGAAAAAGCCCTGTTACACGCAAAAAAAACTGATCCGGATCCCTGGACCTGGATTCTGGTGACCAAATTTCCCCGCCCGGAAGAAATTCATTTGTTTATGGGCGGACATGGCTGGATTTTCCAGAGCAAAGCCAATACCGGCGTCATGCATGCCACTCCGGATGGGACCTGGCCGATTTATGCCCGTGATACCCATACCGCCATGGTTGGCCGCTTTCCCATACCAGTATCCCACGCGCAAATACGCTTATATGAAGCCGCGAAGTCGGCAGGTTATGCCCTCCAGTCCGTGCATTATTCGCGCTATCATCACCACTGGGTGGAATACCAACATTATGATGACCCGGATATCCGTTGGGTCAATTATTTCGACAGAGGCCGTGCCGTACATTTTTATCCCCGGGCCAATTACGGCTTTCCACAAAGTGCGGGCTGCGTCGAGCTTCCCAAAAGCGCGGCACACAAAGTGTACGGACTCATCCATTATGGAACACCCGTTACCGTCAGCCACGCTGCGATCGGCCCCTGGGATCCGCCAGGAAGCAAATACCTGAAACAACCCCTGAACATTAAACCCATCCATTTGGCTTATCGAGAAATCGCTGCCAAATCCACAGCACTTAGCGTACATCTGCAACTGGTGGAAACGAGCGTTTCAGACGCGAATCATTAA
- a CDS encoding peptidylprolyl isomerase: MMDVFRNFGQSFIAKIIMVLIALSFVLWGVSGYLMSGSSGPAAVASVNGQKITEAVFHKRLEEAQERYSHVFGAATAAKMAQQSSFAHDVLNGLIDNILLGTEAGRLGLQVSDTALAKKVEAIPAFQEKGVFSKAKYQKLLAANGMTPAQFEGMLRESMRLEQLQVIPQIIASASDQAATEVWGWSQEYRDIKTVTITDAHFAEQAKPDTAEVQSFYQSHLSEFHLPAEVEVHYVVMGPHNFLGANQASAKGVTAAAASGSKNSEQADQAAENAFQAQVENFKDRLFSSPDGLQSVAKAYHLTIESSGQLTAGKQASSGPFSDPKALDLAFSKAVLAGKNSSALTLKNGDLLAVHLLHYTPGRAQTLAAVKNQIVAQLTAEKATQLAKSKAEALLASARKAGKVEVLTADGTYPVQVHLNVTRKDARGLYPTLLSAAFDAPAPIKHIPSMGMVRGQNGYTIFAVTQVMAPSSVAVNPKVTAEIRASLEEQRGRLLSAAYLRDLRDHAKVKIDAAKLAAATSQ; encoded by the coding sequence ATGATGGATGTATTTCGTAATTTTGGACAATCATTTATTGCCAAAATAATTATGGTACTCATTGCGTTGTCCTTTGTCCTCTGGGGCGTTAGCGGCTATTTGATGTCCGGTAGTTCCGGACCTGCGGCTGTAGCCTCTGTAAATGGCCAAAAAATTACCGAAGCGGTGTTTCATAAGCGCTTGGAAGAAGCGCAAGAACGTTATAGTCATGTTTTTGGAGCAGCAACGGCTGCTAAAATGGCACAGCAGAGCAGCTTTGCCCATGATGTACTGAATGGATTGATTGATAATATATTATTGGGTACCGAAGCCGGACGCCTGGGTTTACAAGTTTCGGATACGGCCTTGGCCAAAAAAGTAGAAGCCATTCCTGCTTTTCAGGAAAAGGGCGTTTTTTCCAAGGCAAAATACCAGAAATTATTAGCCGCCAACGGAATGACACCTGCACAATTTGAAGGTATGTTGCGCGAAAGCATGCGGCTGGAGCAACTTCAGGTTATTCCTCAAATTATTGCCAGTGCTTCTGATCAGGCAGCGACTGAAGTATGGGGTTGGTCGCAGGAATATCGGGATATCAAGACAGTGACCATCACTGATGCGCATTTTGCTGAGCAAGCCAAGCCGGATACGGCGGAAGTGCAGTCATTTTATCAGTCGCACTTATCTGAATTTCATTTGCCTGCTGAAGTTGAAGTGCACTACGTAGTTATGGGACCGCATAATTTCCTTGGCGCGAACCAGGCATCGGCGAAAGGCGTCACTGCAGCGGCTGCTTCCGGAAGTAAAAATTCAGAACAGGCTGATCAGGCTGCTGAAAATGCTTTTCAGGCCCAGGTTGAAAACTTCAAGGATCGCCTTTTCAGTAGTCCCGATGGACTTCAGTCAGTGGCGAAAGCATATCACTTAACCATTGAATCGAGCGGGCAGCTGACTGCTGGAAAACAAGCATCCAGTGGTCCCTTTTCTGATCCGAAAGCATTGGATCTGGCTTTTAGCAAAGCCGTATTGGCTGGTAAAAACAGTTCGGCCCTGACTTTGAAAAATGGAGATTTGCTGGCCGTTCATCTGCTCCATTATACCCCGGGTAGAGCCCAGACTTTAGCAGCAGTCAAAAATCAGATTGTGGCGCAATTAACGGCAGAAAAAGCCACGCAACTGGCTAAAAGCAAAGCAGAAGCCCTGCTGGCTTCGGCCAGGAAAGCCGGTAAGGTAGAGGTGTTGACTGCGGATGGTACTTATCCTGTCCAAGTCCATTTGAATGTCACCCGGAAAGATGCGCGGGGTTTGTATCCGACTTTGCTGAGCGCAGCATTTGATGCCCCAGCTCCTATAAAGCATATACCTTCCATGGGGATGGTTCGTGGACAGAATGGCTACACAATATTTGCGGTGACTCAAGTGATGGCGCCTTCTTCAGTAGCCGTCAATCCCAAGGTGACGGCAGAAATTCGTGCCTCGCTGGAAGAACAACGGGGAAGATTGTTGTCGGCAGCTTATTTGCGTGATCTGCGCGATCATGCCAAGGTAAAAATCGACGCTGCGAAGCTCGCGGCTGCTACCAGCCAATAA
- a CDS encoding HU family DNA-binding protein → MNKSELIEKIAEEAGVTRAAAGHTLDAAIKVVTAALKEGDQVTLVGFGSFLVSEREARKGRNPATGAEIMIAASRTPKFKAGKALRDAVN, encoded by the coding sequence ATGAACAAATCCGAATTGATCGAAAAAATTGCAGAAGAAGCAGGTGTTACGCGTGCCGCCGCAGGACATACCCTGGATGCCGCTATTAAAGTGGTTACTGCTGCCTTGAAAGAGGGTGATCAGGTCACGCTGGTAGGTTTTGGTTCTTTCCTGGTTTCTGAACGCGAAGCGCGTAAGGGTCGGAATCCTGCAACAGGTGCAGAAATCATGATTGCCGCCAGTCGCACACCTAAATTTAAAGCTGGTAAAGCATTGCGTGATGCAGTAAACTAG
- the lon gene encoding endopeptidase La encodes MAQIDKSLLVEEESLMVPVLPLRDVVVFPYMVIPLFVGRAKSIRALEEAMSGEKQILLVSQKNAADDDPQPENIYRIGTLATILQLLKLPDGTVKVLVEGTDRAKIVSFLPADESLRAQVQVVVSGAANDRELEALMRSVSAQFESYVKLNKKIPPEILSTLASMDDPARLADTVAAHLSLKLEEKQDILEKADTRVRLEHLLGMMESEIDLLQVEKRIRGRVKRQMEKSQREYYLNEQMKAIQKELGDLSEEGGSELDELARKIEKAGMPKDVRAKADAELKKLRMMSPMSAEATVVRNYIDWLVGVPWRKRSKITKDLKRAKAILDADHYGLEDVKERILEYLAVQERVGNSRGPILCLVGPPGVGKTSLGRSIAEATNRKFVRMSLGGVRDEAEIRGHRRTYIGALPGKIVQSLAKVATRNPLMLLDEVDKMAMDFRGDPASALLEVLDPEQNATFNDHYLEVDFNLSEVMFVTTANTLNIPAPLMDRMEVIRISGYTEDEKIHIATKYLLPKQIEKAGLKDGEMQVSQTVIRDIIRYYTREAGVRNLERELARICRKVVKELLLDKKRTKIQVSDRNLDKYLGVRRFDFGKAEKENRIGEVTGLAWTEVGGELLSIEAVVVPGRGKLLITGKLGDVMQESIQAAMSVVRARSRALGIPADFYQNRDVHIHVPEGATPKDGPSAGIGMATALVSALTGIPVKATVAMTGEITLRGEVLPIGGLKEKLLAAHRGGISTVMIPAENEKDLQEIPKNVRDALTIKPVRWIDEVLAIALETSPTPLPDDGEPLLGVVPPVSGDNAEDKATAH; translated from the coding sequence GTGGCGCAAATAGATAAAAGTCTCCTGGTAGAAGAAGAATCCCTGATGGTGCCCGTGCTTCCGTTACGGGACGTGGTGGTTTTCCCATATATGGTGATCCCGCTTTTTGTAGGTCGTGCGAAGTCTATCCGCGCACTGGAAGAAGCCATGTCAGGAGAAAAACAGATCCTGCTGGTTTCTCAGAAAAATGCGGCTGATGATGATCCCCAGCCGGAAAATATTTATCGTATCGGGACCTTGGCGACCATTTTGCAGTTGCTGAAACTGCCGGACGGAACGGTTAAAGTCCTGGTGGAAGGTACGGACCGGGCCAAAATTGTCTCTTTTTTGCCGGCCGACGAATCACTGCGCGCCCAGGTTCAGGTAGTGGTCAGTGGTGCCGCCAATGATCGTGAACTGGAAGCGCTGATGCGTTCAGTCAGCGCGCAGTTTGAGTCCTATGTAAAGCTCAACAAAAAAATCCCGCCAGAAATTTTGTCTACCCTGGCCAGTATGGATGATCCGGCGCGACTGGCGGATACGGTGGCTGCCCATCTCAGTCTCAAGCTGGAAGAAAAACAGGATATTCTCGAAAAAGCAGATACGCGTGTGCGACTGGAACACCTGCTGGGCATGATGGAATCCGAAATTGATCTGCTGCAGGTAGAAAAGCGGATTCGTGGACGTGTCAAGCGGCAAATGGAGAAAAGCCAGCGCGAGTATTATCTGAATGAGCAGATGAAGGCCATCCAGAAGGAGCTCGGCGATCTTTCGGAAGAGGGTGGTAGTGAGCTGGATGAGCTCGCCCGTAAAATTGAAAAAGCCGGAATGCCCAAAGATGTGCGGGCCAAGGCGGATGCCGAATTAAAGAAGCTACGGATGATGAGCCCCATGTCTGCGGAAGCGACGGTGGTGCGTAATTATATTGACTGGCTGGTTGGTGTTCCTTGGCGTAAACGCAGCAAAATTACTAAAGACCTTAAGCGTGCCAAGGCCATCCTCGATGCCGACCACTATGGTCTGGAAGATGTGAAGGAGCGGATACTGGAGTATCTCGCTGTGCAGGAACGTGTGGGTAACAGTCGTGGCCCCATTTTGTGTCTGGTTGGTCCGCCCGGTGTTGGTAAAACCAGTTTGGGCCGCTCCATTGCGGAAGCAACCAATCGCAAATTTGTGCGGATGTCTCTGGGCGGAGTACGTGATGAAGCGGAAATTCGCGGACATCGGCGGACTTATATCGGCGCATTGCCGGGAAAAATTGTCCAGAGTCTGGCCAAGGTGGCAACCCGCAACCCGCTGATGTTGCTGGATGAAGTCGACAAAATGGCGATGGATTTTAGGGGTGATCCGGCTTCGGCACTGCTTGAAGTGCTCGATCCGGAGCAGAATGCCACTTTTAATGATCATTACCTGGAAGTGGACTTTAATTTGTCCGAGGTGATGTTTGTTACTACAGCTAACACCCTGAATATTCCGGCACCTTTAATGGATCGTATGGAGGTCATCCGGATTTCCGGTTATACCGAAGATGAAAAAATCCATATTGCCACTAAGTATCTGCTCCCGAAGCAAATCGAGAAAGCCGGTCTGAAAGACGGGGAGATGCAGGTTTCGCAAACCGTAATTCGGGACATCATCCGTTACTATACACGCGAGGCGGGGGTGCGGAATCTTGAGCGGGAGCTGGCGCGCATTTGCCGTAAAGTCGTCAAGGAGCTCCTGCTGGACAAGAAGCGCACTAAAATTCAGGTATCTGATCGTAATCTGGACAAATATCTGGGTGTTCGGCGTTTTGATTTTGGCAAGGCAGAAAAAGAAAATCGTATTGGTGAAGTCACCGGCTTAGCCTGGACGGAAGTCGGGGGTGAATTGCTGAGTATTGAGGCTGTGGTTGTACCGGGTCGGGGTAAACTGCTGATTACAGGCAAACTCGGTGACGTCATGCAGGAGTCCATTCAGGCTGCTATGAGTGTGGTGCGTGCCAGATCGCGTGCGTTGGGTATTCCGGCTGACTTTTATCAGAATCGGGATGTCCATATTCACGTTCCTGAAGGTGCGACCCCCAAAGATGGCCCCAGCGCCGGCATCGGCATGGCCACGGCTTTGGTTTCTGCGCTGACCGGTATTCCGGTCAAGGCTACGGTGGCCATGACGGGTGAAATTACTCTCCGTGGTGAGGTTCTGCCTATTGGGGGCTTGAAAGAGAAACTGTTGGCAGCACATCGCGGGGGCATCAGTACGGTGATGATTCCTGCTGAAAACGAAAAGGATTTGCAGGAAATCCCCAAAAACGTGCGTGATGCACTCACGATCAAGCCGGTACGCTGGATTGACGAAGTGTTAGCGATTGCTCTGGAGACGTCACCAACACCATTGCCTGATGATGGAGAACCTCTACTGGGTGTTGTACCGCCAGTTAGTGGAGATAACGCGGAAGATAAAGCAACAGCCCACTAG